A genomic region of Candidatus Micrarchaeota archaeon contains the following coding sequences:
- the psmB gene encoding archaeal proteasome endopeptidase complex subunit beta has product MLETGTTTIALTCKEGVVLSADKRASSYFFIASKDIPKIHAIDLRKAMTISGSVGDAQTLVRWIKSQLFVHRTREGKPLSTKGAATLLSNVLFSYKYYPFLVQLILAGYEDETPEIYSIDAIGGITKEKFVSTGSGSPIAYGVLENEYRENLSLEDALKIAAKGIHTSMQRDSATGNGIDLVAITEKGVERYPKEEVEKILKEALKK; this is encoded by the coding sequence CTGTTAGAGACCGGAACAACAACAATCGCCTTGACATGTAAAGAAGGTGTTGTCTTAAGTGCCGATAAACGTGCAAGTTCATACTTCTTTATAGCGTCCAAGGATATACCGAAGATCCATGCCATAGACCTGAGAAAGGCGATGACGATTTCTGGTAGTGTTGGTGATGCACAGACTTTGGTAAGATGGATCAAGTCACAACTTTTCGTACATCGGACACGCGAAGGTAAACCGTTATCTACGAAAGGTGCAGCAACATTGTTGTCCAACGTTCTCTTCTCCTACAAATACTATCCGTTCCTCGTTCAATTGATTCTTGCGGGTTATGAGGACGAAACACCGGAGATATATTCCATCGATGCGATAGGAGGTATTACAAAGGAGAAGTTCGTTTCAACAGGGAGCGGTTCACCGATCGCCTACGGTGTTTTGGAGAACGAGTACAGGGAAAACCTGAGTTTGGAAGACGCCCTCAAGATAGCCGCCAAAGGTATACATACATCGATGCAACGTGACTCTGCAACCGGTAACGGTATAGATTTGGTCGCCATTACTGAGAAGGGTGTCGAACGTTATCCTAAGGAAGAAGTGGAGAAGATCCTTAAAGAAGCGTTGAAGA